CTTCGTACACCTTCGCCTCAACTTCTACCCACAGTTTAGCAGCGTATGGGTCAACAAAAGGAAGAACCTGCGATGCCACTATCCCCGCAACGCCCTTCTGTCTGTCACACCACCAGAACACGTTAGACAGGCCTGACCAATGGCCAGTTGCTTCGGAACGCCCTGTGATGCCTGGTGAAATCATAAAACTGAGTCCCCATCCCTGCGGGTGGCAAGGTGGACATGGAGGATAAAGGTCATCAACGGGATAGACCAACTCAGGCTTAACAGCGGGTAGTTGTCGCCGAGCAAAATGCGGCTGCTCGGGGATTTGGTTTGTGAACATTTCTCTAACTATCGCTGGTGACAGGATTGCCGTTCCTGTTAAGGGTGATATGCCGTCGTTGAGTAGGGTACCAAGAATCTCTGCAGTAAACGAATATCAGTACAGCTTCAGACGGAACCATACGCTTTTAACACGGTAATAACGTACTGCCGAACTCCCGTATACTGCCAAATAGGCCTGCCCCGCCGCTGTGGAAGAGGCCCGGAGTGAATTCATCATCCAGAGACATCTGCACGGGATAGTCTCGATGTGCCAACTGCCCATCTTCACCTCGCTCCCATATCCCTATGAGTCGCTCCTTCATGTATGGCGACGGAACCATAGTAAGGTTATGAAGGCTCAGTGGTGAGAAGATGCGCTGTTGCATGTAGTCGTTCAGCTTTCGCCCTGTAATCCGCTCGACAATGATGCCAACCCAGTCAATGCTGATCTGGCTGGGTCAGCAACCATATACATAGAGATATGTAATCAGCCCTGGGGTTAACATGCACTTACACCATATTCGAACCGCTCCCCAGGTTGATTAACGAGGGGCTGGTGGAAATCAGATACACTGCCCGAGAACTCGTTATATTCCGCCTGGCCACGACGGTCCCGTCGAGCATAGACCTGCAATTTCGGGTTCAAGAATGAATAGCCAAAGCCAGCTTGTTTCATTAGTGGTGGAGGGGTATTTCTGACCGGGAAGAGCCGGACCTACCGGTATGGGTCAAAAGCATTCTCAGCGTGATCGAACGTTCCTTGTCCACTAACGACCCATCGTCCTGTAGGACTTTGACAATTGCTAGCTCCGGGCATAATTCTTCGACTTGCGAACTATCATCGAGTCTCAATCtgccctcctcgacgagctgCATGCACGCAATCCCAGTGACGAGTTTCGTGCAGGATGCAAGCCAGTAAATATCGTCATGCCCTGGCTTGCTCTGCGAAGGTGATTGACTCGAACTGCCCTTGCCAGGGCTGTTTGCAGTCTCTAGACCATTCGAGCGAGCAGAACGCACCAATAGCTCAACTGGTGCACTTTTCTCATCCTTACCAAGCACAACGACACTAGCACATGGAAGGCGAGCATGTTCGTTTGTGCAGGCTTGATCCACCAGGCTGCGGATGTCTGCAATCGCCTCGGGAGAAAGTGAGATCGGCATATTGACTGTCGGTTTCTGCACGCCCCAGCTCAACGAACACCTAATTCATGGTATTTTGTCCAATATTATGTCGGAGCAATGTTGACTCGGGTTGAGTTCCCTGGCTGGCTGCGGTGCTGGACGGCTTCGCTTCCGCATGAGCCGAACCGGATGCCTTGATGGATATACAGCCGCAACCCGCAATCCGCCCGCGGATATGGTTACGGTTTTTATGAGTTCTAAATTCAAGAAATCGGATCAGGTTCCACAGGCGGAGTTTGACCGGGTGAATCTTCCATAGCGACTTGCAATTATGGTAGAGCTATGCATTATGCCGACTTCTATTTGGCTAGATGACTCAAAACTCCAACAACCATACATCACCCAAACGCGCGTTCGACTCTGCAAGCCCACCATGGACAATGATACCAGATTGATGTCCATCGGCTATATCTGCATCAAACCACCCACGGGGAGGCGGaacttctccatccacttcGACCTTCGACCAAGTCTTCGACCCGATATCAAACAACCAAACATCTGGAAGCATCTTCCCTGCCCCTTGATGGCCTAGGCTACTCGGGTCGTGCTCACCAAACATCGTGACAAGGGACGCTTTTTCGCCGACCACAGAAGCCAGAAGGCTGCTCACACTTCGCGCAGTTGGGCCGTTGGTTCCATCAGCTGCGTATGTAATAGTACTCCATGCGTTGGTGGCAAGGTCGAACAAATCCAATGCGCCTCCCTGTTCAGTTTTCCCATCGAACCCATTCATGCGGTAGATCTTTCCATCGTGGTATGCGATGGAGGTACCTCCCCTCTCCGGGCCCGGCGCGTGCGGTAATTCAGTCCACGCTTTAGTGGAAATGTTGAAAGCCCAGAGATCGAGAAGTCGGCCCTTCTCCGGGCATCCAGCGTGTACGAAGATGGTGTCTTTTCCATTGTTGGTCACTGCGTGGTAACTGCGGCCGGCAGGGTATGGTGCGCCAGAGTCACTGGGCTTTAGTTGTGACCACTGCTCGGCGCTCGTTGCTGGGTCGAATACCCAGATAGCGCCGGCTTCCTCGATTGGGGCCATCGCTATTCCGCCGCGTCCTGAGAAGATATAAATCTTTCCTCCGAGGGCAGTGGATGTGGCACCGACTCGTGGCTGGGGCGTATTCGGCAGCCCAGTGATGGCTGATATCGTAGTAGCCGATACATTGCCTGTGGAATGTTAATTAATCTGTTGATCAATGCAAAGGTGAGTCCTACCACGATCGGTTGAAATACGGTAAACAGCCGAGTCGACAGGCTCTCTGGGCCTCAATTCGCCGCCATATATATATGCGTTCCCGCCGATGACGGACAAGGTCTGGGAGGACCTCTGGATGGAGACGTCACTCAGTAGCTTCTTCCACACTGCGCGTACCATGATGGATTGGACATCGAATGGACGACTGACTTGAATCGAGCGAGATATGCCCCGTTTATATGCTTCAAGACAGGTACCTTGTGGTCGTCACTGTATGGACGGCGTATAATATATCCCAATCGGGTTAGCGCGGAGTACGCGTAAAAATTGTCGCTTTCAGATTCTCTTCACTCTTTCCATTGCTCTCCTGGTTTACATTCTCCATTGTCTTCATCAATCACCTGTAATGCCCCCCCAGAAGCCCTCCCAGCCCAGGTCACGCAATATTAAACGACACCACTCCGGATGCCGGGCGTGTCGCaagagagggaagaaggtcagTCACCCCACCCACCCCTCTACACCGTACTGACCCACACAGTGTGACGAAGCCAAACCGATCTGTCGTGCCTGCATCAGACTGAGCTTGGAATGTATCTATGGCCTTGACTTTCAATTTCGGAGCTTCGATACACAGTCATTCCAGAAGCCTTCACGGACGGTAACATGCAAAGGCCCGCGAGCAGGTGCGCTCCAAAAAGCACCACTGTGCAAGGCACCAGTGACTGGATACGACCTGGATGTCGGCTACCTGGACCACTTCATGAGCCATGtccgccacctcctccccgccggTCCATCCCAGCTCGGAGAACAGGCATTGCGATCGCCTTATCTAAAACCGGCAGTCCTCTGCATCTCGGCGTCCAATCTATCCATGCTAAACACCGATGTTCAGCGACGCACGCTACCAAATGACCCACGGCGGTCGGTCTTCAGTCCATCCGTGAATTTGGCACATCACTCACAAGCCGAGAAGTATCATCAGCAGGCTCTTTCCCACTTCCGCGATAGCAAGCCTACCGATATTGAAGAGGACGCACCGGCTGTGCTCGCGGCATACACCTTTCTCGCCTACTACCACCATGCATCGACGGACCATCATAAATTCCGCCTCGCGGTATGGGACACCGTGCGCTTCGTCTCTGAAAATCGGGATAGTCTCACCCGCTCAAAACATGGCGCCCAGGCGCTTCAGATGTGGTATCGCCTTTGCGTCTCTCACCGACTTGGAAAACCACCAGCACTGCTACTTgaaggggaagggggaaGTTCTTTCGGACCGAATCGCTACCCCGACTCTTTCGACCAGCTTTATCTGGATTGTATCGTGGGGCTGAGCGCGGATGATTTGATTTATGATATCTTGATCAAGACAATTGAGATTCGGTCGCGGCTTGTCGTCTTTCGATGCGTGGCCAGGAGCTGTGGTGCATCTGAACTGTCGACGAATATAGGCAGTATAGCGCATGGAATCCTGGCCAAATTGCTGGGCAAGGACGACACGGATGAGGAACGTGTTGAATCTGGAAACGTCTTCGTTCGCGGGCCGCATCTTCAAGGGTTATTGAATATCCAGCGAGAGAGACTGCAGGTCTGGAAATCACGGCTTCGACTCGATCAATTACCGGGATCTTCCCCGTTTTCAACCCACCGTGACGCAATGAATGCGCTTTACTCTCTCCTTTGTGAGACTATGTTTGAGGAGTTCTGTGATGAGCCATCCTCGCATGATGTCGCCAACGCAGTCATCAGGATACTCGACACGTTGGATCTCTCCGTATCCTCCACCGCTGATATATACACATTCAGCCTATCTGAGGtacttctccaactcgtTCAGGTGTACAAGTCGGACACTGTCTTTCAGTATATCCTGGACACACTGTGGCCAGCGCTTGAGAGCAAGGCAAGGGGATACGAACACTCACACTATCCCACTCATCTAGTCAAGCGGATCATTGCCCGGATTTCTCAACATTGGGAAACCGGTAGAGATGTACTTTTCGCCGTGCCAGCTGTATCCGATGATATAGGAAAGTTGAATTTGTTGGATATCTACCATCCGGTAGACCTGGTGGTTTGTGGGTCTGATAAAGGAGGGTACTTCGTTGAGAAGGTCACACTTAGCattatctagaatatcttaaaCTCAACAAGTCTCACCTTCACCCCATCCTTCGGAGTGAAGACTAGCCTCACACTGTCTGTAGCAACAGCATCCCAGCTAACATCGGTAATCCCATTCGCAACAGCCTCGCCAtactcaacaccaacgtTCACCCACTCATCGCCATTTGCATACTGCACTCGATATTCACCAGGCGCATCAACGGCTGCATCTTCGTCCTTCGCAAAGGCAATCTCCGCCCTCGTCACTTCAACTTCACTCCCAAAATAAACCTGATACCAGATCTCTTCTCCACTACCAGCCGGCGTATCCCACCAGTTCGCGATCTCAGGATAAAACCATACCCTGCCATCAATCACCGCATGGATATCCGCCGAGTCGACATCGGAAACAGACACACTACCCACAGGATACTCCGTATCAACACCCAGCTGGATAGACTTTGCGATGGGCCGTTTTATGGCTGGCGGGTCAACGCGGGAGATATCAACAGTCACTCTTGAGAGTGTATCAGCCGTCTCAACGACCTCGCCATCGACTTCAACCTGCAGTCCGGCGGATCCATACCGACTTCCATCTGCGTCCCATTGCACTGCGACGTCATGACCGTGGTACAAAACATTCTCAAGCCGGAAGAACGACACACTCTCCGGGTCTGCGAGCGGGTTCACTTCGAGAATATCTTCCGCGCTCGGCCGAATACCCACAAAGCCAGAGATAACCTGGTCAATGAACCCGGAGTGGAAGTAATGCGGCGACCTGGCGAGTCCGACAATCGGGGCGCCTGTGTCCGCGTAATAATCTTCCTCGAGGTTCAGTTTCCCGTCGTAGTTCGGGTTATAGTGCAGGTTCGCGTATTGCACCAGGATACTATTGTAATCCTTTTTGCTGATTACACCAGCACCCGCCGACACAGGGTAATGATCCAGTAAATTCGCCAGAGCCGTAAGGGCCTGCGTCGTCTGGTACGGCCACGCAGGCCCATTCCATTGACACTCTGGGTTCTCGCCTTCATATCGATACTGGCGCATGTAGTACTCGTAACTGGGCTCGTTTGTCCGCAGACCCTTCTCGCCGGCCAATTTCTCGGAATCGATCAAGTGTGTCCACGCCTGCGCGTAGgtctcctcgtcatcagGTAGATCGTGCGTCCAGGGGACATACCCGACCAGTTCACGCCCGCGGATCGGGTCCCAGTAGGTGACGTTCTCGTTATCGACTTGGAAGCGGTCGATGAAATGCGCGAAGTCGTTGTTCCAGAGATATTCCTGCACGAGACTCTTGATCTCGGTCGCTTTGCTGGAATATTCATCTGCGGTGTCTTGATCCCCGCTTAGAGATGCAAGATTCGAGATCGCGAGTGCGTTCGCGTACTGGTAGCTGTTGATACTCGGTCTGAATGCATTCCCACCCCCGAACCCATCATACCCGCCGCTCGCGTCGATACTGGCAATCGTGTACTCGGTAGCATCTGTCAGTGGCTGGACATAATACAGTCCCTTGTCGGTATCGAACCCGCCGATGTCGAGCGTCGCGTTCCAGCCCTCATACACGGTCTTCATGGCCTCAAGTCTCGCGACTGCATCCCCCTGGACGCCATCAACGAGATACCCCTGCCAGACCCCGTCGGCCATTACCTCGGAGAACTGGCGCGGGTCTGTATTGGGCCCGAAGAGCACGTCTGCGTAGTCCTCTTTGAATCG
This sequence is a window from Aspergillus puulaauensis MK2 DNA, chromosome 6, nearly complete sequence. Protein-coding genes within it:
- a CDS encoding Zn(II)2Cys6 transcription factor domain-containing protein (COG:K;~EggNog:ENOG410Q2RT;~InterPro:IPR036864,IPR001138;~PFAM:PF00172;~go_function: GO:0000981 - DNA-binding transcription factor activity, RNA polymerase II-specific [Evidence IEA];~go_function: GO:0008270 - zinc ion binding [Evidence IEA];~go_process: GO:0006355 - regulation of transcription, DNA-templated [Evidence IEA]), with translation MPPQKPSQPRSRNIKRHHSGCRACRKRGKKCDEAKPICRACIRLSLECIYGLDFQFRSFDTQSFQKPSRTVTCKGPRAGALQKAPLCKAPVTGYDLDVGYLDHFMSHVRHLLPAGPSQLGEQALRSPYLKPAVLCISASNLSMLNTDVQRRTLPNDPRRSVFSPSVNLAHHSQAEKYHQQALSHFRDSKPTDIEEDAPAVLAAYTFLAYYHHASTDHHKFRLAVWDTVRFVSENRDSLTRSKHGAQALQMWYRLCVSHRLGKPPALLLEGEGGSSFGPNRYPDSFDQLYLDCIVGLSADDLIYDILIKTIEIRSRLVVFRCVARSCGASELSTNIGSIAHGILAKLLGKDDTDEERVESGNVFVRGPHLQGLLNIQRERLQVWKSRLRLDQLPGSSPFSTHRDAMNALYSLLCETMFEEFCDEPSSHDVANAVIRILDTLDLSVSSTADIYTFSLSEVLLQLVQVYKSDTVFQYILDTLWPALESKARGYEHSHYPTHLVKRIIARISQHWETGRDVLFAVPAVSDDIGKLNLLDIYHPVDLVVCGSDKGGYFVEKVTLSII
- a CDS encoding uncharacterized protein (CAZy:GH142;~COG:S;~EggNog:ENOG410PKZ9;~InterPro:IPR008979,IPR008928,IPR012341;~SECRETED:SignalP(1-18);~go_process: GO:0005975 - carbohydrate metabolic process [Evidence IEA]); translated protein: MKPNKILPLLATLPVATCLNATSLTSEYFGNDAPWYSSRIPLFETSNEALQEVYYYRWSLFRAHQRDLGSLGFLSTEFINDVSWQINPWAILINAANYHLREGRWCRDRRFKEDYADVLFGPNTDPRQFSEVMADGVWQGYLVDGVQGDAVARLEAMKTVYEGWNATLDIGGFDTDKGLYYVQPLTDATEYTIASIDASGGYDGFGGGNAFRPSINSYQYANALAISNLASLSGDQDTADEYSSKATEIKSLVQEYLWNNDFAHFIDRFQVDNENVTYWDPIRGRELVGYVPWTHDLPDDEETYAQAWTHLIDSEKLAGEKGLRTNEPSYEYYMRQYRYEGENPECQWNGPAWPYQTTQALTALANLLDHYPVSAGAGVISKKDYNSILVQYANLHYNPNYDGKLNLEEDYYADTGAPIVGLARSPHYFHSGFIDQVISGFVGIRPSAEDILEVNPLADPESVSFFRLENVLYHGHDVAVQWDADGSRYGSAGLQVEVDGEVVETADTLSRVTVDISRVDPPAIKRPIAKSIQLGVDTEYPVGSVSVSDVDSADIHAVIDGRVWFYPEIANWWDTPAGSGEEIWYQVYFGSEVEVTRAEIAFAKDEDAAVDAPGEYRVQYANGDEWVNVGVEQCEASLHSEGWGEGETC
- a CDS encoding Kelch repeat protein (COG:S;~EggNog:ENOG410PUXR;~InterPro:IPR015915;~PFAM:PF13418,PF13415;~go_function: GO:0005515 - protein binding [Evidence IEA]); the encoded protein is MVRAVWKKLLSDVSIQRSSQTLSVIGGNAYIYGGELRPREPVDSAVYRISTDRGNVSATTISAITGLPNTPQPRVGATSTALGGKIYIFSGRGGIAMAPIEEAGAIWVFDPATSAEQWSQLKPSDSGAPYPAGRSYHAVTNNGKDTIFVHAGCPEKGRLLDLWAFNISTKAWTELPHAPGPERGGTSIAYHDGKIYRMNGFDGKTEQGGALDLFDLATNAWSTITYAADGTNGPTARSVSSLLASVVGEKASLVTMFGEHDPSSLGHQGAGKMLPDVWLFDIGSKTWSKVEVDGEVPPPRGWFDADIADGHQSGIIVHGGLAESNARLGDVWLLEF
- a CDS encoding serine hydrolase domain-containing protein (COG:V;~EggNog:ENOG410PHAF;~InterPro:IPR001466,IPR012338;~MEROPS:MER0006204;~PFAM:PF00144) encodes the protein MPISLSPEAIADIRSLVDQACTNEHARLPCASVVVLGKDEKSAPVELLVRSARSNGLETANSPGKGSSSQSPSQSKPGHDDIYWLASCTKLVTGIACMQLVEEGRLRLDDSSQVEELCPELAIVKVLQDDGSLVDKERSITLRMLLTHTAGFGYSFLNPKLQVYARRDRRGQAEYNEFSGSVSDFHQPLVNQPGERFEYGISIDWVGIIVERITGRKLNDYMQQRIFSPLSLHNLTMVPSPYMKERLIGIWERGEDGQLAHRDYPVQMSLDDEFTPGLFHSGGAGLFGSIREFGKILGTLLNDGISPLTGTAILSPAIVREMFTNQIPEQPHFARRQLPAVKPELVYPVDDLYPPCPPCHPQGWGLSFMISPGITGRSEATGHWSGLSNVFWWCDRQKGVAGIVASQVLPFVDPYAAKLWVEVEAKVYEGVCEVQAGIDKGNGSA